The genomic region GCTGTTCTAGATACCCGAAAAATGCCTCATCCTCGATGACCCCATACTTGATCACCTCCGCCAACCCGGCGATCCATTCCCGTTCAGGCAACGTGCGCAGTGTGGCTGGATCGATCAAGACGGCTCGCGGCTGATTAAATGCGCCGATCAGATTCTTCCCTTTGGGATGATCCACCCCTGTTTTTCCGCCAACACTGGAATCAACCTGCGCCACCAGACTGGTCGGGACCTGCACAAAGGGAATCCCGCGTTGATAGATGGCCGCAGCAAATCCGGTAATATCGCCGATCACCCCACCCCCCAAGGCCAGTAGCGTGGAACTGCGTTCAAAGCGGGCGTCTACCAGAGCGTCCATCACCGTTCCGATCGAACGCAAGGTTTTGGTTCGTTCGCCAGGCGGCAGCACGATCGGAACCACCGTATAGCCGGAGGCCTTCAGCACGCGCGTCACCGGCTTCAGGTAGTGGGCGGCAAGGTTGCGGTCAGTCACCACCCCCACCTTGCCTGCACATCGGAGGTGAGTCAACTCAATGCCGACTTCCTTCAGCAGACCAGGGCCGATATGAATGTCATAACTTCTGGCGCCCAATTCGAGATGGATGGTTTCACGGGGCATGTCAGAATTGGGTGTTGCCATGAAATGTCATCCGGTGACTGGGCAGAGTTCCCTTTGTCGCAATCGCATAGCGTGGGCACCCCCACGCGGCCGCCAGGCCGCTGAGTCACCCGAGGCAACAGTGTGGCTGAAGAGCGGATTGCGGGCGGTACGATCTTGAGGGAGAAGAAGCCCGGAAGAAGCGCCATCTAGAACGGGGAGGAGACACGTTCCATGGGATTCGCCCCCATTGAGACAGCGTACCATCATCAATGGGGGCGATTATTAGCGTGTCGAGCAGGGACCTGTCAAGTTGTGGAGCGCACGATCGTCGGAGTCAGGAAGATCAACAGTTCCTGCTTCGAGACGTTCTCGGTCTTGTTTTTAAACAACCAGCCCAGCACCGGGACGCGGGACAGATAGGGAATACCAGCGACGTTGTTCGATTGCGTATCGACGAATACGCCGCCGATGACCATGGTTTCCCCGTCACGCACCAGCACCTGGGTGGTGGCTTCACGACGGTCGATGCTCGGACCCGCCGGGTTGCTTCGCGCACCGACCGCGTTTCTCGTGGCCCGCACTTTCATGAGAATCTGCTTCCCGATCTCCTTCGGATCACGGGAGGTGATTTGCGGAGTCACGTTTAATTCCAGGTTCGCGTCCACAAACGTGGTTTGGGTTCCCTGCAAGGAAGTCGTCTGGAACGGGATGGATTCACCTTGTGCAATCTTGGCATCTCGCTTGTCCAACGTGGTGATCTTCGGTGCGGCGATGACCTTGGTCAAGCCCAGCAATTCGCCGGCCGACAACCGCACATCCAGCATCGCGCCGTCGGTTTTCCCGATCGAGAACCCGGCGCCGGGTACAGAGGGCAATCCCGGGTTAGCCGGCAAGTTGATCAGGAAGTCCGAGACCTGCGCGCCAAAGGCTCCGGTGGTGCCGGTCTTGAAGGCGGACGTTCCGCTCGCAGCACCCAATTGGTTGACGTTCTGAATGCCCCACTGCACACCCAGCGACCGCGTGTAGGTCGTATCGGCCTGAACGATGCGCGCCTCGATCTGCACCTGCGGCACCTCGAGATCGACCCCGTCCAGCAACTGCCGGAGGACTTCCAGCTTGGACTCCGTATCGCTGATGATCAACGCATTGCTCGCGGCACTGACCGTCATGGTCCCGCGGGGGCTCAGATTCTGTCGTAAGGAAGTTTGCACTTCCGTCGCGTTCAGATTGCGGATGTAGAACACCCGGGTGACGATCGGCTCGGCCTTGGCTCTGGAATCCTTGGCGCGCGCCTCTTCGTCCTGCTGCTTGGCAATATTCTGCAAGGTATCGACCCACACAATATTGCCTTGGCGAATCATGCCCAGGGCGTTCATCTTCAGCAGCATCTCGAGAGCCTGATCCCAGGGCACATTGGCCAACTTCATGGTGACTTTGTTCTTCACGCCTTCGCCGACCACGATGTTGAAGCCGCTGACCTCCGCGATCAGGCGCAGCACATTGCTGATGTCTGCTTGCTGAAAATCGAGCGAGATCCGCCGCCCGACAAAGCGCGAGGCACCGTTCACCACTTCGTTACTCTCCGGCTTCCGGTCTTCCTTCTGAACCGACTCGGCCGTCAGTTGAACCGGCTGGACACGGAACAGCGCATGAGGGGTCTTATTGGAGACCACCATCGATCGAGGCGCTGCAGCCTGCTCGGCCAATGGCGCAGCATCGCCCTCCGCCTTCATATCGTTGATGGATGCAACGAGCTTCGGCTCAAGCGCGAGCACCAGACGTCCGTCGATTGATGTGACGCTGTGCTCCGCGGGCTGGGCAAGATCAAGCACCAATCGCACCTTATCAGCGTGGTACCCGAATCGCACTTTCGACAGCAGCGCGTGACCGACGGCTATCTGTGACTGCCGTCCCTGCGATTGGATATGCGGCATATCGAGCACCATCCGGCGATCCCCGATCATTTTCACCGTGTGGTCGAATACGCCGTTGCCGGTCAGGATCAGCGCCACCCGTCCGCCCTCGGGCTTGGCTTCTACGCTCGTCAACAACGTCGCGGTCGGAGCAGCCCCGACCGGGTGTTCCTCCTTCACTGCGGCGAGCTCTGCAGAGGCCGTAACGCCTTGGTCCGTGGCCTGGGTGAATCCGGCCAGTCCGGTCGTTTCGCCAGGCGCGGCGGCTTGCACGTACCCGGCAAGCCCTAACAGTCCGGCCATCACTGTGACACTCAACAGCGGATGTACACCAACCTGTGCTTGTTTCATTCTGTGCCCTCTTTCGGGTGCAGGAGCTTGACATACTCGCGCTCCTGTTTATTCCCGTACACGTCCGTGAACCGCTCTTGAACGATGATGCCTCGTTCGGTGATTGAACTGACCACACCATTGTTAGGCCCGATTCGTGTTCCGCGACGGATGCTGTACCCCTTGCCATCCGGCGTCTGAACCATGGCCGTGTATCCGTAGTTGCCCCACAGCACACCAATCAAACTCAATTCCGTGAGGCCGACACGCTGCAGCGGGGGCAGGCTCGCATCTTGCTCCACCTGCTGACCGAGCTGGACCATCGGCAGGAAGGGATCTCGACGCCCGGAAGGATCATAGGACGCGCCGGAAAATTCCATCGTCATGGAATCACCCGGTTGCGAGACTGACGCATCGACGCGAGGAGCCGGCGATTCTATCGCGGGAACCGGCTTCTGTCCCTCGGGCAGCGGCATGACCTTCAGAGAATCGGCCGGCCGCATGGATGCAATCTGACGCAAGTGCGGCAGGGATTTTGACTCCACCGGCATGGAGGTGCCTGCGATTAGCAGCACCATCGCTCCGACGCTCATCGGCCGTATCCACGTATTCCAGCAGGCTCGTGTATTCACGGTACGCCCTCTTACATTGGACATGAGCTGGGCTCCATTCCTCACTTCGGCTTTGCCGCAGGCGCCGGCGCACCCGGTTTCTTTTCCTGCGGAGCGGCGTAGGCCACCAGATCAAACACTGTTTGCGTCACCACACGGCCCTGGTCGACCCGAGCGGCGCCGATGCGGACATCCTGAACGGTGACGATCCGGGACAACTTGCTGATTCGATCGAAGAAGATAGCGGCTGTATGGTATCCGCCGGCCACCTCCACGTTGATGGGCATTCGAATGAACAACTTGGAAGGGTCCTCGGCTTGCGCGCCAGGCTTCCACAATTTCACATCCAGGCCCAACCGGAGCCCCAGGTCGGAAACTTGCTTCAGCAGCATCACCGCCTCTTCTTCCGGGGGGAGGCGTTCCTTCTTTGCCGCCAATTCGATCTCCAACTGTTTATTGGCCGCCACGAGCTCATCCAGGTGTTTGACCTTGAGCGTGAGGTTCTGGATCTCGGTATCCAACTGAGCCACCTGCCCTTGCACAACTTCGAGCTCGACGGTCTTCGGATCGACGACGTAAAAGTAAAACCCGACTAAAATTCCCGCCACCAGTAATCCAAGCAGCGCAACTTTTTGGCCTGTCGGAATGCTGCGGAGGCTGTCTAAGCTGATTGCATTCAGACTCATGTTAGCCTTTCATCGACAGGTCAAGTCGGAATTGATAGGTATTCATCTTGTTGTCCAGCCCGGCCCGGCTTTCCATCAAGTTGATGGCGCCGAACTGATCGGTCCGCCGGAGATTATTGACAAATTCGACGACGTCATCGTTGGTCAAGGCACGGCCTTCAATCTCGACGCTGTTCCCCTTGAGGTTCAGCCGTACCAGCCAAACCTTGAGGGGATTCAGGCTCTGGCTGACATGGTCCAACACTTTGACCGGGCCCGTCCGGCTTTTCTCCAATTGATCGATGATGCGGTTCTTGGCTTCAAGCTGCTTTTTCTTTTCTTCAAAGTCATGAACCGCCTTCACTTGTTCCTTCAACTGCGCCACTTGCTTGTCCTTGAGCTGCTTCTCCGCTTGCTTAGCCTGAATCTCCTCGTCCAGCGACGAGGCGTAAAACCAACAACCGGTGAGCGTGATCAACAGCACCCCGACCCCGAGCAATGCCTCGGCGCGTACATCCCACTTCGGCTTGGCTTTTCTGGACCGTGGCCCAGTTGCGAGCAAGTTGATTTTAATCATCGGTCCCCCACCGTCCGCAGCGCGAGGCCAACCCCCACTGCCGCAAGCGACCCCATCTCCGCCAATTGCTCAGGATCGACGTTGCACTGCGAGGTGTCGATCTCATGAAAGGGATTTGCAAGTTCCACATCGACATGCATTCGATCACGAAGCTGTTGAGCCAACCCCTTCACCTTCGCTCCCCCACCAAACAGCAAGACCCGCGCGATTTCGCTCTCTGAGGAAGTAGTCTTGAAATAATCGATCGTGCGCGCAATTTCCGATGCCACTTCAGCATTGACGCTTTCCATCACGGCCGCAAGTGTATGATCGTCATCTCCATCGTTTTTCTTGAGTTGCTCCGCTTCTTCGTACGACACGCCCATTTCACGCTGCACCGCTTCCGAATAGCGATTTCCCCCCAGAGGAATGTCGCGAGTAAACAGCGAGACGCCTCTGCCAACAATGTTCACATTCATGACGCTGGCGCCGATGTTGACCAGAATCGTCGTGTCATCTTGAGTAGAGGGCGAGGTCACGCCATACATGTTTTCCACGGCAAACGCATCCACATCCATGACGATAGGGACCAAGCCTGCCGCCTTGACCAATTCCGTCAGCTCGTTGATTTTGTCTTTTTTCGCTGCGACCAGCACGATCGACATTTCGCTCTGCTCGTCAGGATTTTCCGACGGCGGCAAGACGTAGAAGTCGAGGTTCACCTCGTTGATATCGAACGGAATGTACTGTTCCGCCGCCAGTTTCACCTGGGCGTCAAGTTCCTCGTCCGGCATCGGCGGCAACGTGATCTTTTTGACGATGACCGCATGACCGGAAATCGACACGGCAACCTGCTTCAATTTGACGTTGTGCTCCGCCAGCAATTCCTTGATGGCCGAGACCACTTGTCCTTCGTCCATCACCGTACCGTCAACGATCACCTCAGGCTCCAGCTCCTTGACGCCGAACTTCTGCAAGGTATACCGACCCCGGTGCTCCTTGATCTGCACCAGCTTGATGCTGCTCGAACCGATGTCCAGCCCCAACAGCTGTCGTTGGGGGGAAAACATCGACAGGAAATCCATGTCAGCGAGGTGTTTCAGTGAAGCCAGCATGCCTTTGCCCTCTCTACGCAACGTCTTTGCGACCGCCACCCATCACATGCTTGATCTGCTCGACATTTTCCGCCGTATAGAGCCGCCAGTTCCGCCAATCTCGCGGCGGACCGGTGATCAACCCTTCGCGCTCCCAACGAAACAACGTTGCGCGCGAGATGTCGAACATCTCGCAGACCTCGTTGGTCTTGTAGAGTTTCTTTTTTTGAACATCGCTCACTTTCTTCACGCACAGCCTCAAACGCCGCTATTCATCGCATAATTCGAGCCCACGGAATTAAGTATAGTTGATATAGTCCACCTGTCAAGAAAGCGGACCCTGAGAGGGACGATCGCAGAAAAAGGGGGAAATCCCGCTCTGAGACTAGGATTTTTGCAGGTCGCGGTTGGTTACGGACACTTCGTAACCGAGGACGGCAAATTGTTCCCGAAGGCGCAATGCCATGGTCACCGACCGATGGCGCCCCCCGGTACATCCGATGCCGATACTGAGGTAACTTCGTTGATCCCGCTCGTAGAGTGGAATCAGGAAAGCCAAGAGCTTTTCTAAATGCTCGAGAAACTGACCGGCGGTCTGATCTCCCAACACATACTGCTGGACTCGGACATCTTCTCCCGTCAAGGCTTTCAGCTCGGGGACGAAGAAGGGATTTCTGATGAAGCGAACGTCAAACAGAAGATCGATATCGTAGGGGACGCCAAATTTGTATCCGAATGTGACCAGCGAGATGGTCATGCGCCGCGCGGTCGTCTCCTGGCGGAACTGCCTGATCAACAACTCGCGCAACTCGTGCACCGTCAGCGTGGAGGTGTCGATGACTCGGTCGGCATGTTTGCGCAGTTCGCTGAGACGCTCACGTTCGAACCGCACTCCCTCCACGACAGGCATATGCGGCAGCAGCGGATGCGGGCGGCGACTCTCTGAGAATCGACGAACCAGCACCTCCTCGCGGGCTTCCAAAAACACCAACTGCAGGGCGTGCCCATGCGCCTTTAACTCGGCGAGCACCTGTGCCAGGTCACCGAAAAATACTCCTTCGCGAATGTCGATCCCAAGGGCGACATTCTTAATCTCGCCGCCCTGCTGGTGGCATAACTCGACGAATGTGGGAAGCAAGGCCGGGGGAAGGTTGTCGACACAAAAATATCCCGCGTCCTCGAAGGCTTTCAGAGCATGGCTCTTTCCGGACCCGGAAAGACCGCTGATGACAACAAGATTAAGTGCGGCCATGAGCGACGCGAGCACGGTCGCTCGCAGGATCAATCAGGGACAGTCGTCCGTTCGGCAGCCGTTGGAGCACCTGAATAGATCCGGACAGCGCGTTGACAAACATCAAGATGGCAAGCTTCCCGGCGTCGAGCGTCTCAACCGCTTCCTGAATGGTCAAGGCTTCGAGCTTTGGACGCACCACTTCCATTCCGTTATCTTTGGAGCGAGGGGCCTTGCGAGCCACGGCGCGCACGCGCGGCTGATCGCCGAATTTGTGATTCACCTTGCGCTCTTTCAATTTGCGCAATTGCGCGCCGAGCTTATCCACGACTTCGTCAATCGACGCATACATTTCTTCAGTCGAGGTCTTGGCTTGTAACCGTCGCCCCTGGACGACACCTACAACCTCCGCCACATGGTGAAACTTTTCCACACTCAGCAGAATTTGAAGCGTGCCCAGCTTCAACCCATAGCGGTCAAGCCGCTCCATACGTGCCTCGATATACTCCCGCAATGCCGGAGTGACCGCCACATGCCGTCCCGTGATCATCAAACGCATGCCACCCTCGTTTCTCGGGCCCCGAACACCACTCCGCGTTCAAGCCCGTCGCGACAATTGTTGTACCGCCATAGAGACGTCTCCATGGCGCCAGACCGCGCGCACCTCAAAAAAATTTCCGCCGTTGCGTGGCGGAGGGAATGTTGTCCTCTGCGCGATATTTCGCGACCGTCCGGCGGGCAATTAACACTTGCTGAGTCCGCAATCGCGCGGCAATCTCTTCATCTTTAAGCGGTTTGCGCGCATCCTCAGCCGCGACCATTTTCCGGATCATTTCGCGCACGCTCACTGAAGACAGCATATCCGCCGGCTGATCAGCGCGCTGAAGTCCGGCGTTGAAGAAAAACTTCAGTTCCAACATCCCCTGCGGACAATACATGTACTTATTGGCCGTGACCCGGCTAATCGTGGATTCATGCATACCGATATCTTCAGCCACCTGTTTGAGGACTAACGGTTTCAAGTGCTGAATCCCATGCTCAAAAAAAGCCTCTTGAAACTTCACGATACTCGAGACGACTTTCACAATCGTCTTGTTCCGCTGCTCGATGCTCCGGATGACCCACTGCGCTGCTCGGAGCTTGTCATCCAGATACGCCTTCGTCTCAGCCGAGCCTGACTGGCCTGAGGACATCAGTTGCTTGTAATACGGACTGATCCGCATGCGCGGCAGGCCGTCGTCATTGAGCAACACCTCCCATACCCCTTCGTTCTTGACGACGAAGACGTCCGGCACGATCGCGTAATTCTGCGTGTTGGAGAAGGGGCGCCCGGGCTTCGGCTCCAAGCCCTCGATGATTCGAGTCGCCTCGAACACGTCATCCATGGAAATATTCAATGCCTTGGCGATGCGATTATATTGCTTCTTCTCCAAATCCTTCAGATGGTGGAGCACGATGGATTCAAGCACCGACCCCTTCAGCACTCCGGGCCGAGACCCCAAAGAGCCCAGCTGGCTTCGTCCGAGAAATTTGAGTTGCAGCAGCAGGCATTCGGACAGGTCTCTTGCCGCCACGCCGTTGGGATCGAAGCCTTGAACATCTTTCAACACCGACTCAGCTTCCGCCACGGAATACTGGGATCCCGCCACCAATTCGTCCAACGTCATCCGGAGATATCCGTCATCGTCCAGATTCCCGATGATCAGGCGACCGATGGCCTTTTCGCGATCGGATAAGCCAGACAGGGACAACTGCCACACAAGGTGATCTTCCAGAGAGGTCGACTTGGCGACGGTTTGCTCATAGGAGGGAAACTCCTCCTTGGACGAGGAGCTGTATTCAGTCTCGCCTCGGCGCATGTCGGTATCGAAATAATCTTCCCAGGTCGAGGCGGAAAATTCTTCGGCATTTTCTCCGCTCTCCGCCGGTTTGTCATCGCCTTCCCCGCGCGCCTCAGCTGCGACAGTGGTCGCAGTATCCGGCTGTTCACGCTCAGTAGCCGCAGTTTCCTCGCTCTCCTCGGTCTCTGCGACCAATTCGTCCAACAGCGGATTTTCCATCAGATGCTGTTGTAGACTTTGCTGAAGCTCCAAGCGAGATAATTGCAACAACTTGATCGCCTGCTGCAATTGCGGCGTCATGATCAGTTTCTGACTAAGCCGAAGATCCAGTCGCAGCTTCATCGCCCCACTCCCTGCCTGCTATAGGCGAAATCCCTCGCCCAAATACACCGCCCGGGCCATTTCACTTTTCTCGATCACGCCGGGAGGCCCGGACTCCAGAATCGTGCCTTCATTGATGATATAGGCCCGATCCGTAATGGAAAGGGTTTCCCTCACATTGTGATCGGTAATCAACACCCCGATATGCCGTTGCTTCAATCGAATGATGATTTGCTGAATATCCGCGACTGCAATGGGATCGATGCCGGCAAATGGTTCGTCCAACAGCATGAAGAGCGGACTGGTTGCCAGCGCACGCGTAATCTCCAGCCTCCGGCGCTCCCCTCCCGACAAGGCATAGGCCTTACTTTTTCGAATATGCACCAGATCCAGTTCTTTCAGCAATGTTTCTACGCGCTCCATCCGTTCACTTCTCGAATAGCCTAGCATCTCGAGAATCGCAAGGATATTGTGCTCCACGGACAACCGGCGAAATACCGACGACTCCTGGGGCAGGTATCCGATTCCCCGTCGAGCCCGCTTGTACATCGGCAAATCGGTGATGTCACTGCCGCTCAACGCAATCTGCCCCTCATCCGGCTGACAGAGGCCTACCATCATATCGAAAATCGTGGTCTTCCCCGCGCCGTTCGGCCCCAATAATCCGACGACTTCGCCGGCCTGCACATCAAGGGACACGCCTTTGACCACCTTTCGCCCGCGAAAACTCTTCACCAGTCCGCTGGCCGCCAGGCGATCCGCTTTACCGGATAGATCCGCCAAACCCTCCTGTGGCGCCTGAGTGATTGGCTTGGTCTCGATCACCGCTTGGCACCGCCTTCACCCTCGATAATGACCTGGGAGTCCCCTTCCACCACGCTTCGGTCTTCGTCCAGAAACATAATGATCCGCTTTCCTGACACACGAGTTCCCTTCTGCCAGGCGACCGGCTCGCCCGTAAGAACGATTTTTTTCTGGTCCTCATAATACAC from Nitrospira sp. CR1.1 harbors:
- the pilO gene encoding type 4a pilus biogenesis protein PilO, whose protein sequence is MSLNAISLDSLRSIPTGQKVALLGLLVAGILVGFYFYVVDPKTVELEVVQGQVAQLDTEIQNLTLKVKHLDELVAANKQLEIELAAKKERLPPEEEAVMLLKQVSDLGLRLGLDVKLWKPGAQAEDPSKLFIRMPINVEVAGGYHTAAIFFDRISKLSRIVTVQDVRIGAARVDQGRVVTQTVFDLVAYAAPQEKKPGAPAPAAKPK
- a CDS encoding MerR family transcriptional regulator, with the protein product MKKVSDVQKKKLYKTNEVCEMFDISRATLFRWEREGLITGPPRDWRNWRLYTAENVEQIKHVMGGGRKDVA
- the pilQ gene encoding type IV pilus secretin PilQ, producing MKQAQVGVHPLLSVTVMAGLLGLAGYVQAAAPGETTGLAGFTQATDQGVTASAELAAVKEEHPVGAAPTATLLTSVEAKPEGGRVALILTGNGVFDHTVKMIGDRRMVLDMPHIQSQGRQSQIAVGHALLSKVRFGYHADKVRLVLDLAQPAEHSVTSIDGRLVLALEPKLVASINDMKAEGDAAPLAEQAAAPRSMVVSNKTPHALFRVQPVQLTAESVQKEDRKPESNEVVNGASRFVGRRISLDFQQADISNVLRLIAEVSGFNIVVGEGVKNKVTMKLANVPWDQALEMLLKMNALGMIRQGNIVWVDTLQNIAKQQDEEARAKDSRAKAEPIVTRVFYIRNLNATEVQTSLRQNLSPRGTMTVSAASNALIISDTESKLEVLRQLLDGVDLEVPQVQIEARIVQADTTYTRSLGVQWGIQNVNQLGAASGTSAFKTGTTGAFGAQVSDFLINLPANPGLPSVPGAGFSIGKTDGAMLDVRLSAGELLGLTKVIAAPKITTLDKRDAKIAQGESIPFQTTSLQGTQTTFVDANLELNVTPQITSRDPKEIGKQILMKVRATRNAVGARSNPAGPSIDRREATTQVLVRDGETMVIGGVFVDTQSNNVAGIPYLSRVPVLGWLFKNKTENVSKQELLIFLTPTIVRSTT
- the pilM gene encoding type IV pilus assembly protein PilM codes for the protein MLASLKHLADMDFLSMFSPQRQLLGLDIGSSSIKLVQIKEHRGRYTLQKFGVKELEPEVIVDGTVMDEGQVVSAIKELLAEHNVKLKQVAVSISGHAVIVKKITLPPMPDEELDAQVKLAAEQYIPFDINEVNLDFYVLPPSENPDEQSEMSIVLVAAKKDKINELTELVKAAGLVPIVMDVDAFAVENMYGVTSPSTQDDTTILVNIGASVMNVNIVGRGVSLFTRDIPLGGNRYSEAVQREMGVSYEEAEQLKKNDGDDDHTLAAVMESVNAEVASEIARTIDYFKTTSSESEIARVLLFGGGAKVKGLAQQLRDRMHVDVELANPFHEIDTSQCNVDPEQLAEMGSLAAVGVGLALRTVGDR
- the rapZ gene encoding RNase adapter RapZ, whose product is MLASLMAALNLVVISGLSGSGKSHALKAFEDAGYFCVDNLPPALLPTFVELCHQQGGEIKNVALGIDIREGVFFGDLAQVLAELKAHGHALQLVFLEAREEVLVRRFSESRRPHPLLPHMPVVEGVRFERERLSELRKHADRVIDTSTLTVHELRELLIRQFRQETTARRMTISLVTFGYKFGVPYDIDLLFDVRFIRNPFFVPELKALTGEDVRVQQYVLGDQTAGQFLEHLEKLLAFLIPLYERDQRSYLSIGIGCTGGRHRSVTMALRLREQFAVLGYEVSVTNRDLQKS
- the raiA gene encoding ribosome-associated translation inhibitor RaiA; the protein is MRLMITGRHVAVTPALREYIEARMERLDRYGLKLGTLQILLSVEKFHHVAEVVGVVQGRRLQAKTSTEEMYASIDEVVDKLGAQLRKLKERKVNHKFGDQPRVRAVARKAPRSKDNGMEVVRPKLEALTIQEAVETLDAGKLAILMFVNALSGSIQVLQRLPNGRLSLIDPASDRARVAHGRT
- the lptB gene encoding LPS export ABC transporter ATP-binding protein; amino-acid sequence: MADLSGKADRLAASGLVKSFRGRKVVKGVSLDVQAGEVVGLLGPNGAGKTTIFDMMVGLCQPDEGQIALSGSDITDLPMYKRARRGIGYLPQESSVFRRLSVEHNILAILEMLGYSRSERMERVETLLKELDLVHIRKSKAYALSGGERRRLEITRALATSPLFMLLDEPFAGIDPIAVADIQQIIIRLKQRHIGVLITDHNVRETLSITDRAYIINEGTILESGPPGVIEKSEMARAVYLGEGFRL
- a CDS encoding 3-dehydroquinate synthase; amino-acid sequence: MATPNSDMPRETIHLELGARSYDIHIGPGLLKEVGIELTHLRCAGKVGVVTDRNLAAHYLKPVTRVLKASGYTVVPIVLPPGERTKTLRSIGTVMDALVDARFERSSTLLALGGGVIGDITGFAAAIYQRGIPFVQVPTSLVAQVDSSVGGKTGVDHPKGKNLIGAFNQPRAVLIDPATLRTLPEREWIAGLAEVIKYGVIEDEAFFGYLEQQIASILTLSDAPVAHIVKRSCEIKAQVVSEDEREADRRRILNFGHTIGHALESLGGYRGLIHGEAVAVGMVYEADLARHLGYCDHNVVTRLRALVAAAGLPVRAPDVPFRALWDAMQQDKKVSAGTVYCVVPERIGSVRIVPLAKEQTRAWYETVRIRDTRSRHLIPDKQPPR
- the rpoN gene encoding RNA polymerase factor sigma-54; translated protein: MKLRLDLRLSQKLIMTPQLQQAIKLLQLSRLELQQSLQQHLMENPLLDELVAETEESEETAATEREQPDTATTVAAEARGEGDDKPAESGENAEEFSASTWEDYFDTDMRRGETEYSSSSKEEFPSYEQTVAKSTSLEDHLVWQLSLSGLSDREKAIGRLIIGNLDDDGYLRMTLDELVAGSQYSVAEAESVLKDVQGFDPNGVAARDLSECLLLQLKFLGRSQLGSLGSRPGVLKGSVLESIVLHHLKDLEKKQYNRIAKALNISMDDVFEATRIIEGLEPKPGRPFSNTQNYAIVPDVFVVKNEGVWEVLLNDDGLPRMRISPYYKQLMSSGQSGSAETKAYLDDKLRAAQWVIRSIEQRNKTIVKVVSSIVKFQEAFFEHGIQHLKPLVLKQVAEDIGMHESTISRVTANKYMYCPQGMLELKFFFNAGLQRADQPADMLSSVSVREMIRKMVAAEDARKPLKDEEIAARLRTQQVLIARRTVAKYRAEDNIPSATQRRKFF